ACGCGCGAAACGATCTTCTCGATGATCTTCATCAGGTGCGCATTGTCATGGAAGGTAATATTCGTGAGCTCCAGGCGGCCGCGCCGCTCGACATACACTTTGCTGTGGGTATTGACCAGGATGTCGGACACGCTCGGATCGTTCAGCAAAGGTTCCAATGGCCCGAACCCCAGCATCTCGTGCTGGATGTCGAGTACCAGGTTGTGTCGTTCCTGCTGGTTCAGCACGATCCGTTCTTCTTCGATGATGCGTTGCACCAGCAATGCCAGCTCGTGCTTGAACTGTTCGCCGGTCAGTCGCTTGAGGCGTTCCAGGTCGATCCGGTCAAGGACCATCTGGTGCATTGTCTTTTTCAGCTCTCGGTAAGCTTGTTGCGCCACCGCCGGTACCGGCTGATGCTGGCGTTCCTCGTCGGTTCCGGACAAGCGCTCGCGCAAGGACATGGAATGCTCCTTCTGATTAATAATCGACTTCACTACGTCCGAACAGGCGATCGAACAGGCCGCTCTTGGTTTCGATGATACGGCGCGCCGTCACGATTTCGACCAAGTCGGCCAGGCTGCGCGCCGCCGGACTGCCGCGCGCCAACTGCAGTACCGGGATTCCCTGGTTGACCGAGTCGGTGACCGCGATGTAATCGTTGGGGATGGTATGCAGTACTTCCGCGCCCAGGGCCGCGTGCAGGTCTTGCAGGCGCAGCTTGCCGCCTTTTTCGTAGCGGTTGACGATCAGGCGGATATGGTCGGTGAGGTAGCCGAGCGAGCGGAAGATGTCGAGCAGCCGGCGCGCGTCGCGGATGTCGGGCAAGGCCAGCTGCAGCACTGGGTAGATGGCATCGGTCGTATCCAGTGCACGCAGCGAGACGGCGTCGATCTGGCGGCCGACGTCGAGCAAGATATAGTCATAGTGCTGACGCGCCACGCGCAGGATGATGTCGATGTGCTCCGGCTTGGTTTCCACCGACTGGCTGGGATCGTCGGCGGCGGCCAGCACGCCGAAGCCCGGCGCGACGTGGACCAGGCAGGATTCGAGAAAGGGACCGTCGATACGCGCGATCTGCTGGCAGACGTCGGACAGCGTCATCGCCGGTTTCTGGTCCGAGACATACAGCGTGGCGTCGCCGAACTGGCGATGCAGGTCGATCAATAACACCTTCTTGTCGGCCAGGGTCGCCAGCGCGTAGCCGAAATTGGTCGAGATGAAGGTCGCGCCGCTGCCGCCTTTGCAAGCGATGAAGGCGAGTACCTTGCCGTCGTGGACCGATGCCACGCCGGCGCTGGCGGCGATGCGGTCGATCGCCTCGTGCAGGGCGCGATGCACCAGCGGCAGTTGCAGCACTTCGCGCACGCCGACGCGCATGGCGCGGATCAGGATGTCCGGGTGATGGTTATCGGTCAGCAGCATGAAGTGCGCCGACGCATAATGGCGCGTCAGGCGCTCCAGCAAGTCGCCATCGGCGGTGTCGGCATCGCTGATGTCGACGATGACCATCCCGGGGCTGTCCGCCAGTGGACGGTCGAGGGCGTCACGCAGGCTGTCGCGGGTAGTGGCAACGTTCAATGGCGGCACGCGCGCCGCGCCTTGGGAGGAGATCTCCGCGTAAAGCTGGGTGTCGCGGCTGATCAAAAGGGCTTTCATCTGTTTCCTCGGAACGGCATTCGATCAAGTCCATACAGGAGTCGTATGACGCTGCGCCTTCATGCCAGATCGGCGCGAGCTGTCTCATTTGATGCCGCCTCCATTGACCAGCGATTGGTTGGCTCTGGTATCGGTGTCGATAAAGGAGCGCAGGTAGCGTGTCTGGGCTGCGCCGGCAGCGGCGCCATCGATGCCGGCGGCCGGATTCGTGTTCATTGCAGCGGCCGGACTGATCGTCTGCGCGGAAAGGTTGGCGCGCACTGCAGTGCCGAAGCTGTCATCGAAGTGGGGAGTTGAAGCGCATCCTGCCAGCGCGGCGCCCAGCAACGCCACGAGTGTCGAGCGGTTACATCTGATAGCCATCGCTTCCTCCTATTTCAGTTCGAAGCCGGTGCTGCTCTGCGATGAGCGTGGCGTCGACACGGGCGTGGAACCGGATGCCGTCGTGACGTCCGGTGCAGGACCATCCAGCTGGCCGCCGAGCAGGATCGTGCCGCGCGAGGGAATACCGACCTTGTCGGTCGGCAGTTGGTAACCCGGGCCGGCCAACGGCTTGACCAGGCGCGCAGTGATCACGAATACCAGTTCGGTACGGTCCTGCTGGTAGTCGGTGCTGCGAAACAGTGCCCCCAGTATCGGCACCTCGCCAAGCACCGGCAATCCCTTCAGATTGGCCGCCAGGTTGTTCTTGATCAGTCCGCCGATCGCAAAACTCTGGCCGTCATACAGCTGAACGGTGGTACTGGCCCGGCGCGTGGTGACGACTGGAAGGATTGCCGTGCCCGAGGTGCCCGAGGCAGACACACCGATCCCGTCGCGCGACAATTCCGATACTTCGGGTGCGACCTGCAGGTTGATGCGTCCACCCGACAGGACGGTCGGCATGAAACGCAAGCCGACCCCGAATTCTTTCTCGGCCAGGGTGACGCGGTTATTTTCCTGAGCGACCGGTATGTAAAACTTCCCTCCCGCCAGGAACGTGCCTTCCTGGCCACTGATTGCCAGGACATTGGGCTCGGCTAGCACGCGCACCAGACTATCCTGCTTCTCGGCACCGCCGACAAAGTTCTTGTCGAGAGATTTGCCCGCAACGTAATTGCCTTGCGCTTTCCCGGTAACGAAATTCGTCACCAGAGCCGCTGCCCAACTGCCGTGACTGAACGTCCAACTGGCGTTGGTTTCCAGGCGTTCGAGCAGGGTCTTCGAAACCTCCGCGACCTTCACCTCCAGCAGCACCTGCTGCGGCGCAGTCACCGCCAGCAGATTGACGATACGCGCACCAGGGGGATTGCCACCCGCATTAGATTGGTCGGACGTGGATTTGTCGTCCTTGTCCGGCACACTGAGTGCGCGCAGCGGACGACGCACATAGGCATTCGCCAGCTCTACCACGCGGGCCACCGCACTGGCATCGCTGACGGCGCCGCTCAGGATCAGCGTGTCGGCAGCCGCGGTCACCTTGATGTCGCGCTCATCGGGCATGACTGCCGCCAGGGTGGCCTGCAGCGGTGCCGGATCGATCGCCACCGTGATGTCCAGCACACTGCACAGGCCGCTCCTGCCCTGCACGATCATGTTGGTGGTGCCGACATCGACACCGGCGATGTACAGGGTATCCGGCGCAACCAGCAATGCCTGCACCACTGACGGGTTACCGACACTGCGATGCTGCACCGCTTCGGGCAGGCGCATCAGACTCGATTTGCCGACCTGCAGCGCCAGTTGAGCCGGTTTGGCTGCCTCACCGCGGCAATTCGGTCCGATCTCGGCACGTAGCGGCGCGGCCTGATCCGGATTTTCTCCACTCTGCGCCTTGGACTTGGCGGCGAATGCAGGGTCAGCCAAGGCCAGGGCCAGGCCAGCGACAAACAGGCTACGCACCATCGGCGTATGCATTAGACATCCGTTCATGGCATTACCCCGGTATGAATTCAGAAGCATTCCTGCGTCATGCGCAGGCCATTGAGCACACTGACGCAGTCACGTTTGACCGGCGCCGCCACCTTGACCACCACCGGCGCCAGGCGTGGGGGAGGAACCGGTTTGGGCGCCGGTTTTGGCACCACCGGCGGTTTCGCTTGCGGCAGCAGCGTGAGCTTGGTCGCGCCCTCGGTGGATGCCGACTGCGGATCGACTTGATTACGCAATGCCAGCGACAACGAGCCGACGCTGCGTGCCAGGTCGAGCGTTTCAGCCTGTTGCGGTGTCACCTCGAGCGTGACCGCATTGACGACCTTTGGTTTGGTCTCGTCGCGGTTGACCTCCTGCGCGATCGCCAGCACCAGAATTCGCTCTAGCACGATCTTCGAGATGTTCTGTTCGCGGCTGTCGGCGCCGGGCGCTGCATCCTTCTGGGTGCTGACGATGATGTCGACATAATTACCAGGCAGTGCAAACCCGGCAACGCCGACCACGTCATTGACGCGCACCGTGATGGCGCGCTTGCCTTCCGCGATCAGTGCCGACAGGCCGCCTAACGTGCCTTTCGGCGCCAGCTTGGCTTCACTGATCGGTTCGCCCATCACGAGATTATTCTTGAGGACACGGCCATTCAATTGCTGCGGATCGGTGAACGCATCCTTCGGCATGCTGCCGACCGGCCATTCCGCCAGCTTGAACATGTCGGGCGCCAGGCGCTGGCCGAGGCTGATGTCGGCGCCGGCAACGACGATCTGCCCATTGCCGCTACCCGGCTGTTTCAGCAGCCAGCGCGACGCGAACACCACGGCAGCCAGTCCGAACAGGATGGCGACTGCCATCACGATGAAAGCGCGCTTGTTTTTCACTTAGGCCTCCGCGTCGTCAGCGATGAACATGCTGTGCCAGGCTTGCTCGACCGCCGCCATGGTCAAGCGTGCGTCGCTTCCGGCAAAGCCGGCGAAGTCTGCGATCCGGTCGAGCAGCTCGCCTGGATAGCAGGCCAGAAGGGCACGCCTGGATTGCGGATGCAGGCGCTCGATCAGGTGGGCGGCCGCGCCGTCGTCATATTCGATCCCGCGCATCAGGCACTGACGGCGCAGCAGGGAACGGTAGGCGCCTGCCGGCCAGGCGCCGATTTCGGCCTTGTAGCCGATGCGGCGCAACGCGGCATCGTCGAACACGGCGGTCGGACGCAGATTGGTGGCGAATACGATGGCGGCATCGAACGGCATCGACTCCGTCTGGCCGCCCGGCAGCGTCAGCTGGTCGATACCGGTATCGAGCGGCCCGATGAAACGATTGAGCAGTTCAGCCGCCGGCATGCGCTGGCGTCCGATATCATCGATCACCAGCATGCCATTGTTGGCCTGCAGGTGGGGTGGTGCATGATAGACGCCCTCCTCTGCGTCATAGCGCAGTTCGAGCATGTCGCGTCCGAGCTCGGCACCGACATGGACCAGGGGCCGCTGTGCGATGATCCAACGTGCGTCGCAGCTGCGGCGTTCTTCCTGCTGGCGTGCCAGCTGCAATGGAGCGGCGTGCAGCGCCGGATCATAAAGGCGGATGACATGGCGCCCGGCCATCAAGGCATATGGCACGGCGATCGGTCCTGGCAGCAGCCGGCCGAGCTTGTGCGCCAACTGCGTCTTGCCGCTGCCGGACGGGCCATGCAGCAACAAGGAACGGCGCGCGTAGAGTGCTGCGCCGAGCGTGTCGCGGGTGGCCTGCGCAAGCCCGTCTTCACCGAGCGCTGCGGCGAACACGGCCGGCGTAGTCCGTTCTGCATCTACATTGCGCAGTGCCTGGCGTTCGACCATGGCGCGGTAGGACGCCAGCGTGACCGGTGCCGGACCGCCGTAGCGGCAACGCGTCAGCGCATCTGCGGCGCCGCGCTGACCAATGGGCGTCAGTTGGTACTGCATGTCGATGTCGGATTCGCCGCACCAGGCGACTTCCACTTGCTGCTCGGCGATCAGGGGATTCAGTACTTCGCGCAGGATGCTGATCGACAAACGCAGCTTGCCGGCCAATACCGGTAGCGGTGCCTTGCCGCTGGCCTGGATCGCCTTGAGCACCAGGTCGGTGACGAAGCGCGGTTCAAGACCGGTGTCGCGCACCGTCTTGGCCTGGCGCGGCAGGATCGGCACAATATCAGTCTCGGCTGGCACGGCCGCTGGCGCGGCGCGGTGCATGATCACGGTATTGCCTGTCGATAGTGCTTCAAACATCGGAATCCCCTACGAGACGTCATGTTTTCTGAAACAGGGTCGGATTGATTCTAAAGACCGGCTTTTTGATCACCTTGAGGTTCGCCAAAGGCGGACTCAGCCGTGATGGTCGAGCAGGACGATGATGGTACCGATCGCCATTGCCAATCCATAGGGGATGGCCCCGGCACTCGTTTGCGGCGCCACCGCAGCGGCGTCAACACCCGGCGTCAGCACGCCATATAAAATTTGTTTTATGTTGCGTAGCGCCAGCCACAATCGGCCACGCCACAACACCATCGCCAGCGCCATGACACCCCCAATGCACCAGGACAGAATGGCTATTTCAAGCGCTTCATCCGGTCCGCTGAAAGCGCCGATCGTCATCATCATCTTGACGTCCCCGGCAGCCATGCCACGCATAATGTAAAAAGGCAGAAATAATCCCAGGCCGGTCGCCATGCCTCCCAATGCTGACAGCAGCGATGTACCGGGAGCGACGGACAGGCAATACAGGATAAATGCGCTGGACAGACCAGCCAGCAGCAGCAGATTGGGAATCCGGCGTGTCGCCAGATCGTTGATGGCGGCGGCGCTCACCAGTAGAAGCAGGACCACGTCAAGATACTGTTCGATTGGCATGGCTTCCTCCAAAACAGAACCTCCAGGCACGAGACCTGGAGGGGCATCGAACTTACGCAATGGCTGCTTGCAATTTTTCGCTGATTTTGCCGAACACGTTCGAAATATCGGCGCCCAGCACTTTGGCGGTCGCAGCGACTGCGATACCGACCAATGCTGCAATCAGGCCGTATTCGATAGCGGTCACACCATTTTCGTCAGCGACAAACGCTTTGAAAGCCGAGATCACGTTACTCATTACATACTCCTACTGTTCGATTGACAGGCTTCCTAAAAACAAAAACCCTCCAAGTACGAGACCTGGAGGGTTTGCCGGACTTACTTGATTGCGTCTTTCAGTTTGCCGCTGACGTTGCCGAACACGGCCGACAGGTCGCCGCCCAGCGTTTTGGCGGTAGCCGCGACTGCGACACCGACCAATGCTGCGATCAGGCCGTACTCGATGGCGGTCACACCACCCTCATCAGCTGCGAAAGCCTTGAAAGCCGAGATCACGTTGCTCATGAAATGCTCCTGTATGGTAGGTTGATAAACACGACACTGATCGGAAGGGCACTACTTCGACCACTACGCTTCTGACGGTCAACTACACCGTGTTTCCGTATCAGTGAGCTCACTATAAAAGGCGATGCTTTTGAGCAAGTTGACTACACGCAACTTTTTATTTTGAACTATTAACTTCTTTTAAGAATTTTCTGCTGTGGTGTTGTAAGTCGAACGAAAGCTTTTAAGCCGGAATCAAACAGCCTCAACAAAATCGAACTCGCATAATTGCTCAAGAAATAAAAAACAGATATTCTGTTTCGCTTGCTCTTCTTGAAACGCCAGCATCCTGCGGACGGTTTTGTCGATATCGACGCAGGTTATCCGGTTACACTGCCGAGAACGATATGGATTCGCTCCTGAAACACATGGTGGACATGACTGGCCACCGCGATCATGCGATGCTGGACATTTCAGTGATCTCGGCAGTACAGGAATTGGCTGGCGCCGCCCAGGCACGCATCATGAGCATTGTCAGCGTCTCCGGCCAACAGTACCTGCGCGCACGTGCCTCCATCGAAAAGGGTTGCGAGGCGCGTTTGGAAGACGTCGTCGATGGCGGTCCAGGTGAACCGCTGGCAATTCATCCGGAATTGATAAGCTGCCTGGCCGAACACCGCAGTCATGCCGAAGCCTGCGGCGCCGACGGCATGCGCCTGCTATGGTTGCCGATCTGGTTCGGCGATAAGGCCTCGACCTGCCTGGAAATCCGCAACGACCAGCCCTTTTGCAACGATGCGATCCACACCGTCAGCGGCATCGTGGGCGTATACCGCAATTTCCAGAATCTGCTCGACTACAGCGAACGCGATTCCCTGACCGGCCTGCTGAACCGCAAGACCTTCGACGACCAGATGAAGCGCATGCTGCACAGCGCGCACGAACAGGACCTGCGCCTGCCCGGTCAGATGGAGCGGCGCCAGTTGCATGGCACGGAAAAACAATGGCTGGCGGTGGTCGACGTCGATCACTTCAAGGCCGTCAACGACAAGTTCGGCCACCTGTACGGCGACGAAGTGTTGATTTTGATTGCCAACTTGATGCAAACCTCGTTCCGCTCCCAAGACCGGGTCTTCCGTTTCGGCGGCGAGGAATTTGTCGTACTGCTGCGTTCGACCACGCCGGAAAACGCCTGGAAGATCATCGAGCGTTTTCGTACCAACGTCGAGAATCACGATTTCCCCCAGGTCGGCCGGGTCACGGTGAGTGTCGGCTTCGTCAGCATCAACGCCTACGAATCGCCTGTGGTAACCCTCGGCCATGCCGATCAGGCCCTGTACTATGCCAAGAGCAGCGGCCGCAACCGCGCCTGCCACTACGACGACCTGGTCTCGCATGGTGTGCTGAAAAAAGTGACGTCGAACGACATCGCCGAATTTTTCTGATCGTTTTCGCCGCCGGCATGCCGCGATCGACGTTATTTGCCTGCACACCGGCATGATTGTGCAGCGCCACAATTGCTTTCCCACTATTTGATCTGCATCAATAACTTTTCCAAATTGAAAAGATAACCTTGCGTCATCGTTTCGCTAGCAGACTTTGATGGGTGCACTTTGCGTTACCTCAAGTTCTAGCGATGAATTTGAAGACGCTGACATGACTACCGTTTTATCCCGCGTTTCCGCACAAGCCGATTCTCCGACACGTCATCAGGAAAATCGCCACCAGCCGCGCAGCCAACGCCTGGCATTGACGCTGTGCGTCACCATCGCCATCAAATGCCTGCTGTTGTATGGCCTCTGGTATGCCTGTTTTTCACATCCGCAAACCAAGCACATGCTGCTGCCGGCGGACCAGGTGCAACGCCACCTGTTCTCCACACCGGCCGCGCACGGCTTTTCTTCCCACCCTTCCCGATAACATAACCAGCAGGTCTCATCATGCCTCCGCTCGACGATGTCGTAGCCCTGTCGCGGCTACAGTTCGCAGCCACCGCGCTGTACCACTTCCTGTTCGTCCCCCTCACCCTGGGCCTGGCCTGGATCCTGTTCATCATGGAATCCGTGTACGTCATGACCGGGCGCCAGATCTATAAAGACATGACCCAGTTCTGGGGCAAGCTGTTCGGCATTAATTTCGCGATGGGTGTCACCACCGGTATCACGATGGAATTCCAGTTCGGCACCAACTGGGCGTATTACTCGCACTACGTCGGCGACATCTTCGGCGCGCCGCTGGCGATCGAAGGCTTGATGGCTTTTTTCCTCGAATCGACCATGGTCGGCCTGTTCTTCCTCGGCTGGAACCGTCTGTCGAAAGGCAAGCATTTATTTGTCACCTTTTGCGTGGCGCTCGGCTCCAGCCTGTCGGCCCTGTGGATCCTGATCGCCAACGGCTGGATGAACCACCCGGTCGGCGCCGAGTTCAACTTCGATACCATGCGCATGGAACTGGTCTCGATCGGCGAGGTCATCCTGAATCCGGTGGCGCAGGTCAAATTCGTGCATACCGCGGCCGCCGGCTACGTCACCGCATCGATGTTCGTGCTCGGTATCTCGTCGTTGTACCTGCTGAAAGCGCGCGACGTGCAGTTCGCGCTGCGCTCGTTCGCCATCGCCGCCGCTTTCGGCCTGGCCTCGACCCTGTCGGTGATCGTGCTGGGCGACGAATCCGGCTACACCGCCGGCGAAGTCAACAAGGTAAAACTGGCGGCCATCGAAGCCGCCTGGGAAACCCAGCAGGCGCCGGCCGGGCTGACGCTGCTCGGCTTTCCGGATGACGACAAGCAGACCACCGAATATTCGGTCGAGCTGCCTTATGTGCTGGGCCTGATCGCCACCCGCTCGTTCGACGGCAAGGTGACCGGCCTGCGTGAACTGCGCAGCGAGAACGAGGCGCGCATCCGCACCGGCATGCAAGCCTATGCCGCCCTGCTGCGCCTGAAGGGCGGCGACAAATCGCCGCAAGCCAAAGCCGCGTTCGACGGCCTCAAGGCAGACCTCGGCTACGGCCTGCTGCTGAAGAAATACACGCCCAACGTGACCGATGCCACCGAAGCGCAGATCAAGCAGGCTGCCGCCGACACCATTCCCAAGGTTGCCCCGCTGTTCTGGTCGTTCCGCGGCATGGTATTCCTCGGTTTCCTGTTCCTGTTCATCTTCAGCGCCGCGGTCTGGTTCATGGTGCGCCGCAATCTGGCGCCGCAGCGCTGGCTGCTGAAACTGTGCGTGATCTCGATCCCGCTGCCCTGGGTCGCCGCCGAGCTCGGCTGGGTGGTGGCCGAATACGGCCGCCAGCCCTGGACCATCGCCGGCGTGCTGCCCACCCATTTGTCGGCCTCCAGCCTGAGCCCGGGCAGCCTGTGGTTCAGCCTGATCGGCTTCCTCGGTTTCTATACGCTGCTGCTGGTGGTCGAGATGGGCCTGATGATCAAGTACGCCAAGCTCGGTCCGGCCAGCCTGCATACCGGCCGCTACCACGGCGAGGATGCCGTCACCGCTCAGGCCGACGACACCGTGGCCGCCTGAAGACAAACAAGGAATCATCATGCTGTTCGACTACGAAACCTATAAACTGATCTGGTGGTGCTTCGTCGGCGTGCTGCTGCTCGGCTTCGCCCTCACCGACGGCTTCGACTTCGGGGTCGGCATCGGCCTGCCCTTCCTCGGCCGCACCGATACCGAACGCCGCATCATCATCAATGCCATCGGCCCCACCTGGGAAGGCAACCAGACCTGGCTGGTCACCGCCGGCGGCGCGCTGTTCGCCGCCTGGCCGCTGGTGTACGCCGCCGCCTTTTCCGGCTTTTACGTAGCAATGCTGCTGTGCCTGTTCGCCTTGTTCTTCCGTCCAGTCGGCTTCGATTACCGCAACAAGATCGCCGACCCGCGCTGGAGAAATACCTGGGACTGGGCGCTGTTCGTCGGCGGGTTCGTGCCGCCGATCATCTTCGGCGTCGCCTTCGGCAACCTGCTGCAGGG
The genomic region above belongs to Massilia forsythiae and contains:
- a CDS encoding AAA family ATPase; the encoded protein is MKALLISRDTQLYAEISSQGAARVPPLNVATTRDSLRDALDRPLADSPGMVIVDISDADTADGDLLERLTRHYASAHFMLLTDNHHPDILIRAMRVGVREVLQLPLVHRALHEAIDRIAASAGVASVHDGKVLAFIACKGGSGATFISTNFGYALATLADKKVLLIDLHRQFGDATLYVSDQKPAMTLSDVCQQIARIDGPFLESCLVHVAPGFGVLAAADDPSQSVETKPEHIDIILRVARQHYDYILLDVGRQIDAVSLRALDTTDAIYPVLQLALPDIRDARRLLDIFRSLGYLTDHIRLIVNRYEKGGKLRLQDLHAALGAEVLHTIPNDYIAVTDSVNQGIPVLQLARGSPAARSLADLVEIVTARRIIETKSGLFDRLFGRSEVDY
- a CDS encoding A24 family peptidase, which encodes MPIEQYLDVVLLLLVSAAAINDLATRRIPNLLLLAGLSSAFILYCLSVAPGTSLLSALGGMATGLGLFLPFYIMRGMAAGDVKMMMTIGAFSGPDEALEIAILSWCIGGVMALAMVLWRGRLWLALRNIKQILYGVLTPGVDAAAVAPQTSAGAIPYGLAMAIGTIIVLLDHHG
- a CDS encoding GGDEF domain-containing protein — encoded protein: MDSLLKHMVDMTGHRDHAMLDISVISAVQELAGAAQARIMSIVSVSGQQYLRARASIEKGCEARLEDVVDGGPGEPLAIHPELISCLAEHRSHAEACGADGMRLLWLPIWFGDKASTCLEIRNDQPFCNDAIHTVSGIVGVYRNFQNLLDYSERDSLTGLLNRKTFDDQMKRMLHSAHEQDLRLPGQMERRQLHGTEKQWLAVVDVDHFKAVNDKFGHLYGDEVLILIANLMQTSFRSQDRVFRFGGEEFVVLLRSTTPENAWKIIERFRTNVENHDFPQVGRVTVSVGFVSINAYESPVVTLGHADQALYYAKSSGRNRACHYDDLVSHGVLKKVTSNDIAEFF
- a CDS encoding type II and III secretion system protein family protein, which gives rise to MHTPMVRSLFVAGLALALADPAFAAKSKAQSGENPDQAAPLRAEIGPNCRGEAAKPAQLALQVGKSSLMRLPEAVQHRSVGNPSVVQALLVAPDTLYIAGVDVGTTNMIVQGRSGLCSVLDITVAIDPAPLQATLAAVMPDERDIKVTAAADTLILSGAVSDASAVARVVELANAYVRRPLRALSVPDKDDKSTSDQSNAGGNPPGARIVNLLAVTAPQQVLLEVKVAEVSKTLLERLETNASWTFSHGSWAAALVTNFVTGKAQGNYVAGKSLDKNFVGGAEKQDSLVRVLAEPNVLAISGQEGTFLAGGKFYIPVAQENNRVTLAEKEFGVGLRFMPTVLSGGRINLQVAPEVSELSRDGIGVSASGTSGTAILPVVTTRRASTTVQLYDGQSFAIGGLIKNNLAANLKGLPVLGEVPILGALFRSTDYQQDRTELVFVITARLVKPLAGPGYQLPTDKVGIPSRGTILLGGQLDGPAPDVTTASGSTPVSTPRSSQSSTGFELK
- a CDS encoding Flp family type IVb pilin; this translates as MSNVISAFKAFVADENGVTAIEYGLIAALVGIAVAATAKVLGADISNVFGKISEKLQAAIA
- a CDS encoding cytochrome ubiquinol oxidase subunit I, with the protein product MPPLDDVVALSRLQFAATALYHFLFVPLTLGLAWILFIMESVYVMTGRQIYKDMTQFWGKLFGINFAMGVTTGITMEFQFGTNWAYYSHYVGDIFGAPLAIEGLMAFFLESTMVGLFFLGWNRLSKGKHLFVTFCVALGSSLSALWILIANGWMNHPVGAEFNFDTMRMELVSIGEVILNPVAQVKFVHTAAAGYVTASMFVLGISSLYLLKARDVQFALRSFAIAAAFGLASTLSVIVLGDESGYTAGEVNKVKLAAIEAAWETQQAPAGLTLLGFPDDDKQTTEYSVELPYVLGLIATRSFDGKVTGLRELRSENEARIRTGMQAYAALLRLKGGDKSPQAKAAFDGLKADLGYGLLLKKYTPNVTDATEAQIKQAAADTIPKVAPLFWSFRGMVFLGFLFLFIFSAAVWFMVRRNLAPQRWLLKLCVISIPLPWVAAELGWVVAEYGRQPWTIAGVLPTHLSASSLSPGSLWFSLIGFLGFYTLLLVVEMGLMIKYAKLGPASLHTGRYHGEDAVTAQADDTVAA
- the cpaB gene encoding Flp pilus assembly protein CpaB — its product is MKNKRAFIVMAVAILFGLAAVVFASRWLLKQPGSGNGQIVVAGADISLGQRLAPDMFKLAEWPVGSMPKDAFTDPQQLNGRVLKNNLVMGEPISEAKLAPKGTLGGLSALIAEGKRAITVRVNDVVGVAGFALPGNYVDIIVSTQKDAAPGADSREQNISKIVLERILVLAIAQEVNRDETKPKVVNAVTLEVTPQQAETLDLARSVGSLSLALRNQVDPQSASTEGATKLTLLPQAKPPVVPKPAPKPVPPPRLAPVVVKVAAPVKRDCVSVLNGLRMTQECF
- the cydP gene encoding cytochrome oxidase putative small subunit CydP, coding for MTTVLSRVSAQADSPTRHQENRHQPRSQRLALTLCVTIAIKCLLLYGLWYACFSHPQTKHMLLPADQVQRHLFSTPAAHGFSSHPSR
- a CDS encoding ATP-binding protein; amino-acid sequence: MFEALSTGNTVIMHRAAPAAVPAETDIVPILPRQAKTVRDTGLEPRFVTDLVLKAIQASGKAPLPVLAGKLRLSISILREVLNPLIAEQQVEVAWCGESDIDMQYQLTPIGQRGAADALTRCRYGGPAPVTLASYRAMVERQALRNVDAERTTPAVFAAALGEDGLAQATRDTLGAALYARRSLLLHGPSGSGKTQLAHKLGRLLPGPIAVPYALMAGRHVIRLYDPALHAAPLQLARQQEERRSCDARWIIAQRPLVHVGAELGRDMLELRYDAEEGVYHAPPHLQANNGMLVIDDIGRQRMPAAELLNRFIGPLDTGIDQLTLPGGQTESMPFDAAIVFATNLRPTAVFDDAALRRIGYKAEIGAWPAGAYRSLLRRQCLMRGIEYDDGAAAHLIERLHPQSRRALLACYPGELLDRIADFAGFAGSDARLTMAAVEQAWHSMFIADDAEA
- a CDS encoding Flp family type IVb pilin, with the translated sequence MSNVISAFKAFAADEGGVTAIEYGLIAALVGVAVAATAKTLGGDLSAVFGNVSGKLKDAIK